The genomic region ACCCATCTCTTAAAGGAGCGACTATTGACTTTTCCTTTTCCATTGTTGGTTAGGGGGGCGACAGGCCCAGCGTGCAATATTCGAATTGTCCGCGGTGTTTTGGGGCGGGGTTATAATCATGGCTTAGAAAGCAGAAGCTGGAACCAGTTTATTTTCCGCAGCCCAGTCGGCGTGCTCCGGAACAGCACGTTATTACTGCATGCGCCACTGTCGTAATTATAAGTGGATCACGGCAATATATTCATGTCCTTTTATATCACCGCCAAAACCCCGCGGCATTTCACACTTGTTCAACATCAGGCAAACCCCGCACCGCCATTCATCTCGGCGTCTTACACGACAAGAAAATATCCACCGCATTTATTTTCGTTTATCTGATTCCCCAATGCCTCTACCGTCTCGGGCCTCGTCTACGCCCAAGATTAGCAAGGCCTGCGTGCCGTGTAGAACGCGCAAGATCAAGTGCAATGCTGCTGTCGTTGGGCTTCCCTGCGGCAGCTGTGTTAGTAGAGAATGCCCGGATGACTGTGTTTTGTCGGCACGGAAACGTCGGACTGTGTGAGTTCTTAAAACATTGATGAGTGAAGTTTCGTGTTGAGGTTTGGTTACTGATGCGTATTTTAGAAAAGTGCGTAATGCCGAAGCGCCTAGGTCGCGGAAAAATATACCAGATACCAATGGTTCCGTTTTATCGGTTAGTCACTGTCTCATCGCCTCACTCGTACCATTTCAGTGATACACCCTCTGTAGTTCACCGCCATGTGGCCTGCACCAAGCTGATAGTGGTAAACATCCATAGCCTCGACAGCAACAGCTTCCAACAAATGTATCAAGACAGACGACGGATAGTTCTCATTCTGATCCTGTAGAAGAGTCTATCCATGCAAGCCATACTGGCAGTTCTTTACGGAACGACACTCCCCACTCGAGGGATCGTCGTCCGCCGGGTCAGGCCCAGGCTGATCTGCTTTACCTCAACATTCTCCAAGATACAGTCAATGACACCTCAGCGGCTCAGACAGATGCAAGTGATCATCAGTCAAATGATGAACCAGatgacagcttcaacagTCAAATACATCACTGGAACCCACCGCCTCAGCTTGACGACGTCGACAACGAGTATCTTGCTAAGAAGAAAGTATTCGAGCTTCCTCCTCCCCGCTTTATGTAAGCCCATCTCACCACTGCAAATGAGACGAGCTAATGTTATTACAGGGACAACATAGTCAAAGCATACTTCGACTATGTGCACCCTTTCGCACCCATCCTCAACAGAACACACTTTATTCAGAGTTATCGTTCAGGGACCTGTTGTCTTTTTTTGCTTCATGCTGTAGCAGCAGCTGCAAGTCTCTATGTCACTCATGAcgtccttcttggctgcggCTATCCAGATCGTTCAACCGCACAggcatccttcttctcaaaggcCAAACTTTTCCATGACTTTCATTGTCAAGGGGATCCGCTTTCCATGTTGCAAGGATCCATGATTCTTGGCGCCATCATCCTGGATCATCCGTCTGACAGAGACTTTCAGTATTGGTTTCATAACTCAGTCCGGCGTGCTTCAAAAATGGGTGTACAAAATGCGTAAGTTGCGATCATTTCACGGTCCCCAGACACAGAGATTACTCACATTTATCAGCTGTCTTCGTGATGATGGATCGCAAAAGTTGTACCGAAGGATCTGGTGGGTTCTTCATGTGAGTTTTAGAGGCAGTTATGGTTCCAATGTCTGACTAACGTGTCACAGAATAGGGAcatcttccatttcttcatcaacacgcAGAACATGCGCCTGCTTGCAAATGCACCTCCAATCAGACCACTGACAGAAGCTGATTGGGAGACTGAAGACATTGAGCAATGGTCCGGTATCTTATCGCCAATCTCCCAGGCCCAAAAGGTGTCCCTCATAGCTCAATGCGAGTTAGCCCAGATCTGTAAGTCTCAGCCCTCTTCAAAAACAACAACGCAATTGACATCAGTCTCAGTTGGGAATGTCATGTCTGTCGTCACGAGTTCAACTCCATCAGCAGAGGAAATTCACAAACGAATACTGCCGCTTGATGCCTGGCGAACATCACTTCCTGATAGGATGCAGCTCATGGCTTCTTTTGCAGATGGTGAGATTTAtcatctcgaagctctgACCACCAGTTATCGCTTTGAGTGCATCATGTGTCGTTTGCTGCGTCGTGGAAGATGGCAAATGAGTGATGACGGGTTGCGCGAGTGGGCACAGCAACGGTTCAGATCGGCAATCTTTGAGCTTGATACCATCGTTAAACGCGTCATGATCAACAACACGATTCAAAAGTTGCCAACTACTTTGTAAGCACTCCCTCGGATGCACAGATCCTCGAGCTTTCTGAcctttttcctttctcagcatcaccaccatcactgCCCTCTTGGCGCTTCACATAGAGTCTGCTCTTGACGCCGCAGAGTCAAGCCTCATTCGCTCAATGGCTCGGATATCGGTTCAGCACACCATGCTTGCACTTGACCAGATACGAGATACCCCTGCCATCAAGAGAGCTTTGCCTGCATTTGAGATTGTACTGTCCAAAAACAAGCTCTATCCAATGTCGTCGAGCGATACTGAGCAAATCAACACGATGCAGGCCATCTCCCAAGACCAGACTCTAAGTGACGGGCATATCTTGCAACCACCTCAAGCGGATATGACTTTACCCCAGGATGATCAGTCATTCTTGTATGGGGATTTTATTGGATTTGACTTTTTAGACCGATGGCAAATGGAGCAATTAGATTTTACAGGCATTTACTAGTAAATGGTTCTAGACAATCTTTTCCTTGCTTAGATTTAGAGTTCTTTTACACTTGGCTACCCTAATCTATTTCTCTTAGACgataataaataaaacaCCTTACCAGATCTGAATGTAGCGTAAACCTTGAGCGACGCTTTACATAAGCAGCGTTCACAATTCGGCATAATTAATCTCCACTGACCAACCTCAATTTGTCCATTTCATGCAACCCTATTAATCGTGTACCGCCCGAAGCCCATCGCGAAAGCGATAGCGAAACCATTCAGCAAAGAACGGTCGAGAAAGCTATAACAATGCCCCCGCGCTTGGGGTACAAAAAGTCTCGAAGGGGTTGCATGCGTTGTAAACAAAGACGCGTCAAGGTGAGCCCGGACACCCCAACACGCGTCGAAACTGTCTGACTAATTAGCCAgtgtgatgagaagcagCCTTGCGCCGCGTGCGAGAGACACGGCTTATCGTGTGTCTACCAGGAACCTTCGGAAGTACGACGAGGGCGTTCAGCCGATAAAGTCCGTAGGTTGTACCAATGTGGATATAACAGACCCTGACTTGATTACACAGGTCGATACCCAAAGAGATGATCGTCAGAAAAGCTCAAATGCCGACTCGTCAATCGCGAGCCCGGATCCATTGCCGTACCTAGCCAAGTTCGTTACAGGTCAAGAGTCAATAGAGCAGAGCACATGGCTCACGgaccttgagctgatgcacCAGTATTCGACATCTACTTACCTTACCCTGCCGCGAGCAGATGAACTTCGGCAAATATGGCAGATTGAGTTGCCCAAGCTATCCCTGAGCCATGTTTATCTTCTCCACCAAGTGTTGTCTGTATCTGCATTCCATATGGCCTCCCTGCACCCAGATCGACCAGACTACGCTATTTGTGCCTCACAACATCAAAACAAGGCTATCGCTGGTCTCCGGTCAGCTGTCGCGTGCATCACTGAGGAGAGCTGCGTGGAGATCTTTTTGTCATCTTCACTGCTGGGCATCGGGGCATTCGCTGGTCTCGGCGCTCACAATGCTGGTCAACAGCCTCGCATTGACGATCTTCTCGATGTTTTTGTGCTTATTCGGGGCATGAGcgacatcctcaacagaTACGAGCCACTGCTCAAGGAGAGCAGAATTGGGCATCTCTTCGTCAAAGGAAGCCAATCTGGCTCGACGCCTCTTCTTGACGCCACGCTCACACAGCTTCGGCAAATTGTAATACCCGATGGCTTCGAAGATGTGGCAACTGCGATATGTCAAGAATCAATCGCATCAGCAATCACCTGGATAGAGAATCACATCGGGGCAACGGCTACGCCCGACGAGCGAATTGCCATGACTTGGTGTTTGTCTGTAAGCTCGGGATTTCTGGACCTCATCAGACAGCGGCACCCTGTTGCGCTTTGTGTACTCGCGCACTATTGTGTCATCTTGGATCGAGTTGGAAAATCTCAATGGTTTATGAGGAATTGGGGGAAGCCGGTCCTACAAGACATACGGAATGAAATGGAACCACGATGGTCGTCAATGCTGCAATGGTGTTTGGCAGCTGTTGAATGTGAGAGAAATGCTCAAGTGCATTGATTCTAAAGAGAGATAGACCATCTACATGCAAAAACAAACGGAAAAATAACTGGAATACAAAAACTAAACGAATGCATGGGTAATTCAACAATAACTCCATCCAAGTTCAAGCCCGAGTAACTCCTTCAAAATATTGTGACGCAGCCTGCCTTCGTGCCTCTTTTAACCTCTCAACCTTATCACAGCCTTCGTATCGCTTCTCAGTGGCGATAAGCGGTGTCGTCTGAGCGGAGAGTGCTGAGTGATTCATCCGTATTCTTTGTCCTTGTACCGCGGGGAAAGCCATTCTTCTTGTAGAACCGCCAGTCCAAGTAGGTAACCACAGCAAGGTACTTGTATATCGGGCTGATTCGTTAGTCACAATCAGTCATGGGTGCTGAGAAGGACATACCTCAAGAAACCAGCCAACACAAAGACTACCCAACCCAGTGCGCAGCTTGTTCCGACACAAAGCTGAGAGTTACCCCGGATCATCATGAAAGCAACAGCTGCCCAGAAGACAACCTCCATAGCATTGAGGATGAAGTAAGCCTTGAGGCTGCTCCAGCGATGGAAGCGGATAGAGTGCTCGGTGAGGATCTCGTAGGTCAGGATAATGAGGGACTTGGCACCCTGAAAATAAACATGTTAGATCTGAGAGATCGTGTGTCGGAAAATAAGCTTACCATGCCGAGACCCATAGTGGTGGAGCGACCTGGGGGCCGATTGGGCAAGATGAGTCGCACACCGGAGAGGGTGATGACGGTAATGATCAAGGTGACTAAAACAATCTGCAGGGGAAGCTTATTGCGGAGGGTGAAGAAAGgctccatcttcttgagaaaTACAGGCGTCATTTTGATAGATTTCGTAAAAGTAGTGAAGAAAAAGAGGCAGTAGTGTGATTACAATGGaatgaggatgttgaggcttgAGATGATGATAAAGCTGGACATTGTTGGCAAGACCAACATTTATAACATTCGCAATTGAACCAAAACATTCTGAATCAACAAGTCTCAACTCTATTAATTACGCGGCAGTTACTGAAAAAGCCCATACACGTATTCGAAAACCTGCAAAGTGCAAAAGAGAAACCGAGCTCTGAGGCTTAGAGACGTAGTGCTACCCGGAAAACCAGCCCTACCGGCACTATTTTTAACCCGATCCAACCAAATAAGCTTGTTGGAATCTCAAAAAATGTCAGCAAAGACAACCCCAGGCTCAAGGCCCAGCCTGGGACTTTTTGATCGTCTTTATCTCATGAAGCAGCCATGATTTGATTGGTTCAGGGGTTTCGGTGCCGCTCTCGGTTTCGGTTTCGGTACCGGGTTGTGCCGGTTAGTGGCATCTGCGGCATGATTTCAAATTGCATTACGGCTCTAGTGTTGACCATTGCGCACGCTACGCGTGGCCGAATTGCCATAAAGTTTCACTTTAATCTAAACTTAGCCTCGTAGGGCCTCGACACGATTGCTAGTTGGAGGATCgcttgatgagaagctcCGTCGAATCCGAACACATCAGCCTAAGGGGCCGGGTTACTCGAGGCTGCATTGAGCTAGTTAAATATCTTGTCTCCTGCTCTTCCTAGTGGAATGCTGCCAAGTTTTGTCACTTGTCTCATATTTCTTTCTCTCATAATGGACTCCAAAGACCGGCAACTGTACCATGTCCCGGCAGGGTAAGAAGCATATTTGCCTTCTACATGTCCTCGATTAACATGAACAGTCCTCTACCACCACCAAGTTACTCAGAGGCAACTACAACAGACCCTCTCACAACAGATGGGTTTGTGTCGCCTATGACAACAACCTCCAGCCCCGTTGCCTTCAATGTCTCTGTGTCCCCAATGGCCATGACACCAATAACCTCTCGATCGACCGAGTCATTCACATTACCCCCCCTTACCGAAACAGATCTCGACTCTCGCAACCATAGCACACTCGAAGTAGCACCTTCTCCTCGAGCTGATTCCGATTGCCTTCCACAGGCCGTCATACACGATGCCCCCGAACTTGCTCTCGTGGAATACGCCCATAATCGCGACAACCTACCTATGATTAGTACAACACCACAAACAAATATCGAATATGCTTCTGGTTTGGAAGTTATACCTGCTCCCCCGGGATCGAATACCGTAACGCCTCTACATCTCCTTGGGGACCAACCTGAAGCCATCGATTGTCCGTTCTGTCTACGCCGAAGCGAAACAagagtgaagaagaagccttcCAGCACAACTCAGTACGTGAAAGACGTCACCTTGACAGAGTCTGAGCTAACAAATGAAAGTCTACAAGCTGTGGCGCTACTGATGACCACAGTCTGTGGAGCAGTCGCTCCATATATGGCAAAGTGGTCATTCGACATTGAGCACATCTGCGACAACTGTCAAAATAGGGTGATGTACAGAGCAAGAGGGAAGGACATAAGAATTTGCAAAGCACCGGCTGCGTGGAAGGAAGAGTCAAAATACCCCGATGTTAAGAATAGCATGAGTCCGGTGACCCAGTGATGAAAATGCTGAGGACAACAAGATTTTAAGGGAGGGGCTGGACTCTGAACTGTGTATAACCTGACACATTTTATCATGCCCACCATTGGGCTTCTCTTCGGTCACGATCTTTAGCATACCTCGTTAAGCATATTGtaactatataattaatcCATACACATCAAAGTCATGGCACAGGAGCTGTGATCTGAGTCTATCTGGGATCCATTCTTTCGATATTTAATGTTTGAACTACATACAGCCTCAAGCCTCAACTACCCCGCCCTCACAAGTTCGAAGCCACCAACGACGTCTTGCACCTAACAAGCTAGCAAGATGCAATTCGTTGAGAATGTTATTGGCCGAATGGTATCATGTTGAATTAATCGGCAAATAATATTTTGAAATCATATCTCACCTTTTACAGCGTTGTGTAAACTTGGAATATATCAAGGCATGCTGCCTTTAGGCGAAGCTGATACATAGCTTTCTACTACAAGACCTCTTGGTTGAAAAACAGTTCTTGGCACTGATTCAGCAACAAGTGAAGATGCAGGTAATTATTCGTCAAGGGCCGTCTGTATATAATAAACAAGGCTGCATAAATAGGTATAAAATAAAAGGACACTACCCCTCCAGGGCCTCTACGACTCGAGTCAAATCTCACTACACCAATGTCTTCGGTTTCACAGCGCTACCTGCCAGTCCTGGCTGGTAAGCCCAAAGTTATCAGTAACCGGCTTAATAACAGTCTTCTTACAACCCTTGttcagcttgaccttgttGAAACGGTCCTCAATCCACGGGAAAAAGTCAGCCATAGAAACCGAAAGAGCAAGACCATGATCTGTCTTGTGGTAAAGCCTATACTCAGCAGTCGACTCAGGGTACTTCTTGCAAGTGGCATTGAAATCCTCTTCGGCATATTCAGCGTACGTCAGAATGTCATCGTCCCCCTGAATGACAAGCATGGGAGCCGCGAGGGGGTGTTCTCCAGCGCCGTTGTAACGCTTCTGCCAGTCAACGAAGTCGGGATGCTCGATCCAGCTGGTGTTCTTGTACAGTTGTTTCACAGTGAGGCTACCATAGAGTGTACCTCCTGTGATAATACAGCCCTGGTCTGCGAGGGCGATGCGGCTGAGGACAATGTCGGTGACGTAGTCTTCGACCTTGATGGAGGGGAAGAGGCGTGAGATAgactggaggaggaagatagAGACAACATCGCCAGCTGGGCCATCCTTTGCCCGGCGGAAGGATTCggggatgagcttgatgggTTGGAGAGCTGGAGCAATTGCGACAGCGCCGAGGAAGCCGCCCGTGGCTTTGCCGGGCTTGGCCTCTCGCTCGTCAGTCCTCCATGCAGTCATGCCACCCTCACTATGTCCAATAACGACCCATTCCTTGGTGATGCGCTTTCCAAGAGCCTTGCGCGCAGCCTGGAGTCCAAAGCTGACATCTCCAGCATGAAGTGCACCAGATTCATACATAAAACCCTGAGGAATATCACTGCCTTGACCAGCATAGTCGGGGGCAATCACGACATAGCCTTGCTGG from Fusarium oxysporum Fo47 chromosome III, complete sequence harbors:
- a CDS encoding Alpha/Beta hydrolase protein, producing the protein MLPKFITNILVSGALVAAATQEPLQPNQCDVTCQLAYRKALALESSRWVNQNVSTDDFYSNPSNLSDYSAGDLVKWENVPADQASKRWTLPGGVSMSRFFYITEDIDGKPIPATGFVLTPYSNPLGNDKPFRTLVWTHGTAGGTRQCAPSNHRALYYEWSGPFALVQQGYVVIAPDYAGQGSDIPQGFMYESGALHAGDVSFGLQAARKALGKRITKEWVVIGHSEGGMTAWRTDEREAKPGKATGGFLGAVAIAPALQPIKLIPESFRRAKDGPAGDVVSIFLLQSISRLFPSIKVEDYVTDIVLSRIALADQGCIITGGTLYGSLTVKQLYKNTSWIEHPDFVDWQKRYNGAGEHPLAAPMLVIQGDDDILTYAEYAEEDFNATCKKYPESTAEYRLYHKTDHGLALSVSMADFFPWIEDRFNKVKLNKGCKKTVIKPVTDNFGLTSQDWQVAL